From Pseudomonas sp. StFLB209, a single genomic window includes:
- a CDS encoding ATP-binding protein, producing the protein MNAIFLRIYGGMLGVLILVALLGTLSLHVLNQQRGEQYRERMAHGTFALMGDNLATMNDLQRQRALAIWERLLGIPLSLQTPDQAQLDSSARSRLLRGQVVVEQTGPHAAKVYRQLSVNEPLLLTGEVQQITEQLARATLYLLSDELVRAPAAEQPARLQALKADKGFGFDLQLLPLDLADLDDDQRRRIYEGDTVMALGKGGDSIRVLSGIVDTQWVLELGPLYQMRPYPTDVLVGIALLGLCFIGLVVYWLVRRLERRVQALEAAATLIAQGSLQTRVPSSGNDSVGRLATAFNSMAEHLQRSLTIQRELVRAVSHELRTPVARLRFGLEMVQDAESPEARHKYMIGMDNDIQDLDKLVDEMLTYARLEQGAPTLDFQRVDLESLIDQVIAELAPLRAQVRVARGVCRIDPEDSNAWVEAEPRYLRRAVQNLVSNAMRHAESRVSISFRVEDGRCRLDVEDDGPGVPESAWERIFTPFMRLDDSRTRTSGGHGLGLSIVRRIINWHQGRALIGRSERLGGACFSLAWPRVQTAEKVEP; encoded by the coding sequence ATGAACGCCATTTTCCTGCGTATCTATGGCGGCATGCTGGGGGTGCTGATTCTGGTGGCGCTGCTTGGCACGTTGTCGCTGCATGTGCTTAACCAGCAGCGCGGCGAGCAATACCGTGAACGCATGGCCCATGGCACCTTCGCTCTGATGGGCGACAATCTGGCGACCATGAACGATCTTCAGCGCCAGCGGGCCCTGGCGATCTGGGAGCGTCTGTTAGGTATTCCGCTGAGCCTGCAGACGCCTGACCAGGCACAACTGGACAGCAGCGCGCGCAGCCGTTTGCTGCGAGGCCAGGTGGTGGTCGAACAGACCGGGCCGCACGCGGCCAAGGTCTATCGCCAACTCAGTGTCAATGAGCCTTTATTGCTGACTGGCGAGGTGCAGCAGATCACCGAGCAGTTGGCGCGAGCCACCCTGTATTTGCTGAGCGATGAACTGGTGCGCGCGCCGGCCGCAGAGCAGCCAGCGCGTTTGCAGGCCTTGAAAGCCGACAAGGGCTTCGGTTTCGATTTGCAACTGTTGCCTCTGGACCTGGCTGACCTGGACGACGATCAGCGCCGGCGCATCTATGAAGGCGATACGGTGATGGCGCTGGGCAAGGGCGGTGATTCGATCCGGGTGCTGTCTGGCATCGTTGACACCCAATGGGTGCTGGAGCTGGGGCCGCTGTACCAGATGCGGCCATACCCGACCGACGTGCTGGTGGGCATTGCACTGTTGGGTTTGTGCTTTATCGGCCTGGTGGTTTATTGGCTGGTGCGCCGCCTGGAGCGCCGGGTGCAGGCGCTGGAGGCTGCCGCCACGCTGATAGCCCAAGGCAGTTTGCAGACCCGCGTGCCCAGCAGCGGCAACGACTCGGTCGGCAGGCTGGCCACGGCGTTCAACAGCATGGCCGAGCATTTGCAGCGCTCCCTGACCATCCAGCGGGAACTGGTGCGTGCCGTGTCGCACGAATTGCGCACACCGGTGGCGCGCCTGCGCTTTGGCCTGGAGATGGTCCAGGATGCCGAAAGCCCCGAAGCGCGACACAAATACATGATCGGCATGGACAACGACATTCAGGACCTCGACAAGCTGGTCGACGAGATGCTGACCTACGCGCGTCTGGAGCAGGGCGCGCCGACCCTGGATTTCCAGCGGGTCGATCTTGAAAGCCTGATCGATCAGGTGATTGCCGAGCTGGCGCCGCTGCGCGCCCAGGTGCGGGTCGCCCGTGGTGTCTGTCGGATCGACCCCGAGGACAGCAATGCCTGGGTCGAGGCCGAACCGCGTTATCTGCGCCGTGCCGTGCAGAACCTGGTGAGCAATGCCATGCGCCATGCCGAGTCGCGGGTCAGCATCAGTTTCCGGGTCGAGGATGGCCGCTGCCGGCTTGACGTCGAGGATGATGGCCCGGGTGTGCCGGAAAGTGCCTGGGAGCGGATCTTTACCCCCTTCATGCGTCTGGACGACAGCCGCACCCGCACCTCAGGCGGTCATGGCCTGGGGTTGTCCATCGTGCGGCGCATTATCAATTGGCATCAGGGGCGGGCCTTGATCGGCCGTAGCGAGCGGTTGGGCGGTGCCTGTTTCAGCCTGGCCTGGCCGCGCGTGCAGACCGCAGAAAAGGTCGAGCCGTGA
- a CDS encoding ribonucleoside-diphosphate reductase subunit alpha: MQTDTTRENQPTAAPQPAQAQQDLSATAPGQLRVIKRNGTVVPYTDDKITVAITKAFLAVEGGTAAASSRIHDTVARLTEQVTTTFKRRMPSGGTIHIEEIQDQVELALMRAGEQKVARDYVIYRDSRAKERAGRAAADTAVKPHPSIRITRADGSLEPLDMARLHTIVSEACEGLAEVDANLIQNDTLKNLYDGVAIKDVNTALVMTARTLVEREPNYSYVTARLLLDTLRAEALSFLDVAESATHHEMADLYAKALPAYVAAGIKFELLDPALAGFDLEKLGKAINHERDQQFTYLGLQTLYDRYFIHKDGIRFELPQVFFMRVAMGLAIEEKQREDRAIEFYNLLSSFDYMSSTPTLFNAGTLRPQLSSCYLTTVPDDLSGIYHAIHDNAMLSKFAGGLGNDWTPVRALGSYIKGTNGKSQGVVPFLKVVNDTAVAVNQGGKRKGAVCAYLETWHMDIEEFIELRKNTGDDRRRTHDMNTANWIPDLFMKRVFDDGKWTLFSPSEVPDLHDLTGKAFEERYEYYEALTEYPGKIKLFKTIQAKDLWRKMLSMLFETGHPWLTFKDPCNLRSPQQHVGVVHSSNLCTEITLNTNKDEIAVCNLGSINLPNHIVNGQLDTAKLKRTVDVAVRMLDNVIDINYYSVPQARNSNLRHRPVGLGIMGFQDALYLQHIAYGSDAAVQFADTSMEAVSYFAIQASCDLADERGAYETFNGSLWSKGILPLDSQQILIEARGQKYIDVDLKETLDWAPVRERVKKGIRNSNIMAIAPTATIANITGVSQSIEPTYQNLYVKSNLSGEFTVINPYLVRDLKARDLWDSVMINDLKYYDGSVQQIERIPQELKDLYATAFEVETKWIVDAASRRQKWIDQAQSLNLYIAGASGKKLDVTYRMAWYRGLKTTYYLRALAATSTEKSTITTGKLNAVSSGGHGPDDSAIAAPRPSEAAPAGPAPVPKACAIDEPDCEACQ; this comes from the coding sequence ATGCAGACAGACACAACTCGCGAGAACCAGCCGACCGCTGCGCCGCAACCCGCCCAGGCCCAACAGGACCTGAGCGCTACTGCCCCCGGTCAATTGCGTGTCATCAAGCGTAACGGTACTGTCGTTCCTTACACCGACGACAAGATCACCGTGGCCATCACCAAGGCGTTTCTTGCAGTTGAAGGCGGCACCGCCGCCGCGTCGTCGCGCATCCACGACACCGTGGCGCGCCTGACCGAACAGGTCACCACCACCTTCAAGCGTCGCATGCCATCGGGCGGCACTATCCACATCGAAGAAATCCAGGATCAGGTCGAACTGGCGCTGATGCGTGCCGGCGAGCAGAAAGTTGCCCGTGACTACGTGATCTACCGTGATTCGCGCGCCAAGGAACGTGCCGGCCGCGCCGCTGCCGACACCGCCGTCAAGCCGCACCCAAGCATCCGCATCACCCGTGCCGATGGCAGTCTTGAGCCGCTGGACATGGCGCGCCTGCACACCATCGTCAGCGAAGCCTGTGAAGGGCTGGCCGAAGTCGACGCCAACCTGATCCAGAACGACACCCTGAAAAACCTGTACGACGGCGTGGCCATCAAGGACGTCAACACCGCCCTGGTAATGACCGCCCGGACCCTGGTCGAGCGCGAGCCGAACTACTCGTACGTGACCGCCCGCCTGCTGCTCGACACCCTGCGCGCCGAAGCCCTGAGCTTCCTGGACGTGGCCGAGAGCGCCACCCACCACGAAATGGCCGACCTGTACGCCAAGGCCCTGCCGGCCTATGTTGCCGCCGGTATCAAGTTCGAGCTGCTCGACCCGGCACTGGCCGGCTTCGACCTGGAAAAACTCGGCAAGGCGATCAACCACGAGCGTGACCAGCAGTTCACCTACCTGGGCCTGCAGACCCTGTACGACCGCTACTTCATCCACAAGGACGGTATCCGTTTCGAACTGCCGCAGGTGTTCTTCATGCGTGTGGCCATGGGCCTGGCCATCGAAGAGAAGCAGCGTGAAGACCGCGCCATCGAGTTCTACAACCTGCTGTCGTCGTTCGACTACATGTCGTCGACCCCGACCCTGTTCAACGCCGGCACCCTGCGTCCGCAGCTGTCGAGCTGCTACCTGACCACCGTGCCGGATGACCTGTCGGGCATCTACCACGCGATCCACGACAACGCCATGCTGTCCAAGTTTGCCGGTGGTCTGGGCAACGACTGGACACCGGTACGCGCACTGGGCTCCTACATCAAAGGCACCAACGGCAAGTCACAAGGCGTCGTGCCGTTCCTGAAAGTGGTCAACGACACCGCCGTGGCGGTCAACCAGGGCGGCAAGCGCAAAGGCGCTGTCTGTGCCTACCTGGAAACCTGGCACATGGACATCGAAGAGTTCATCGAGCTGCGCAAGAACACCGGTGATGACCGTCGTCGTACCCACGACATGAACACCGCCAACTGGATCCCTGACCTGTTCATGAAGCGCGTCTTCGACGACGGCAAGTGGACCCTGTTCTCGCCATCGGAAGTGCCGGACCTGCACGACCTGACCGGCAAAGCCTTCGAAGAGCGCTACGAGTACTACGAAGCCCTGACCGAATACCCTGGCAAGATCAAGCTGTTCAAGACCATCCAGGCCAAAGACCTGTGGCGCAAAATGCTCTCGATGCTGTTCGAGACCGGCCACCCGTGGCTGACCTTCAAAGACCCGTGCAACCTGCGCAGCCCGCAGCAGCACGTGGGCGTGGTCCACAGCTCGAACCTGTGCACCGAGATCACCCTGAACACCAACAAGGACGAGATCGCGGTCTGCAACCTGGGCTCGATCAACCTGCCGAACCACATCGTTAACGGCCAGCTCGACACCGCCAAGCTCAAGCGCACCGTAGACGTTGCCGTGCGCATGCTCGACAACGTGATCGACATCAACTACTACTCCGTGCCGCAGGCGCGTAACTCCAACCTGCGCCACCGCCCGGTCGGCCTGGGCATCATGGGCTTCCAGGACGCGCTGTACCTGCAGCACATTGCTTACGGTTCCGATGCTGCCGTGCAGTTCGCCGACACCTCGATGGAAGCGGTCAGCTACTTCGCCATCCAGGCTTCCTGTGACCTGGCCGACGAGCGCGGCGCCTACGAGACCTTCAACGGCTCGCTGTGGAGCAAGGGCATCCTGCCACTGGACTCGCAGCAGATCCTGATCGAAGCCCGTGGCCAGAAGTACATCGATGTCGACCTGAAAGAAACCCTCGACTGGGCGCCGGTTCGCGAGCGCGTCAAGAAAGGTATCCGTAACTCGAACATCATGGCCATCGCGCCGACTGCAACCATCGCCAACATCACCGGCGTGTCGCAGTCCATCGAGCCGACCTATCAGAACCTGTACGTGAAATCGAACCTGTCGGGCGAATTCACCGTGATCAACCCGTACCTGGTCCGCGACCTCAAGGCCCGCGACCTGTGGGACTCGGTGATGATCAACGACCTGAAGTACTACGACGGTTCCGTGCAGCAGATCGAGCGTATCCCGCAAGAGCTCAAAGACCTGTACGCCACCGCGTTCGAAGTCGAAACCAAGTGGATCGTCGACGCCGCCAGCCGTCGCCAGAAGTGGATCGACCAGGCGCAGTCGCTGAACCTGTACATCGCCGGCGCTTCGGGCAAGAAGCTGGACGTGACCTACCGCATGGCCTGGTACCGTGGTCTGAAAACCACTTACTACCTCCGTGCCCTGGCCGCGACCAGCACCGAGAAGTCGACCATCACCACCGGCAAGCTCAACGCCGTATCGAGCGGTGGCCACGGCCCGGACGACTCGGCCATTGCTGCGCCGCGCCCAAGCGAAGCAGCACCGGCAGGTCCGGCCCCAGTGCCGAAGGCCTGCGCCATTGACGAGCCTGATTGCGAGGCTTGTCAGTAA
- a CDS encoding response regulator transcription factor: protein MADESWRVLIVEDDQRLAELTRDYLQANGLEVSLEGDGARAVARIIEMQPDLLILDLMLPGEDGLSICARVRPYYAGPILMLTARTDDSDQVQGLDTGADDFVCKPVHPRVLLARVHALLRRSEPTPPSAQQRVSFGPLQVDSGLREASLHGQLIELTAAEFDLLWLLVSNAGRILSREEIFTALRGVGYDGQDRSIDVRISRIRPRIGDDPEHPRLIKTVRNKGYLFVAEAARQLTLLNPA from the coding sequence ATGGCTGATGAATCCTGGCGGGTGCTGATCGTCGAAGACGACCAGCGGCTGGCCGAACTGACCCGTGATTACCTGCAAGCCAATGGCCTTGAGGTCAGCCTTGAGGGCGATGGCGCGCGGGCTGTAGCGCGGATCATCGAGATGCAGCCGGACCTGCTGATTCTCGATCTGATGCTGCCCGGCGAAGACGGCCTGAGCATTTGCGCCAGGGTCCGCCCGTACTATGCCGGGCCGATTCTGATGCTCACCGCACGGACCGATGACAGTGACCAGGTACAAGGGCTGGACACCGGGGCCGATGACTTTGTCTGCAAACCGGTGCACCCGCGGGTGCTGCTGGCGCGGGTCCATGCGCTGTTACGTCGCAGCGAGCCGACGCCGCCAAGTGCCCAGCAGCGGGTGAGTTTCGGCCCGTTGCAGGTCGACAGTGGGTTGCGCGAGGCATCGCTGCACGGCCAGCTCATCGAGTTGACTGCCGCCGAGTTCGACCTGTTGTGGCTGTTGGTCAGCAATGCCGGGCGCATTTTGTCTCGGGAAGAGATTTTCACCGCCCTGCGCGGGGTCGGCTACGACGGCCAGGACCGCTCTATCGATGTACGCATTTCCCGTATCCGCCCGCGGATCGGCGACGATCCTGAACACCCGCGGCTGATCAAGACGGTGCGCAACAAGGGGTATCTGTTCGTGGCCGAAGCGGCCCGTCAACTGACCCTGCTGAACCCCGCATGA